The window TATAAAAATCTTTAAAATCTGATTCGTGAGATCTTTTTATATCAATAATTAATTCCTCAGGAGAAATACCCAATTTCTTTGCACATAACATAATAGGAGTACCATGAGCATCATCCCCACATATAAAAATACATCTATTTCCAATCATTCTATTTGTACGAACCCAAATATCAGATTTAATATGTTCAAGCAAATGTCCTAAATGTAATAAACCATTTGCATATGGTAATGCAGTAGTAACCAATATTTGACGACTATTATTTTTCTTATTCATATATAAAATTATTAAAAAACTAAAAACTTTAAATCATTAAAAATAAATAAAAATTTCAAAAATTATCAAACAATTTCTTTTTAAAAAAAATTACCATTTTTTTAATTTTTAATAAAATTTAAATAAAACATTTTAAATAATTACAATATACTTCTATTAAATATAGAATTACATATATAATGTATATAATATTAATATCTTTCTATTTTTAAAAAATATCTTATATAATAAATTTCATATTAAGAAAAACTATTTAATTATTAAATTAATTTTTAATTTTATCTATAAATTTTTTTTACATAAAAAAAGTATTATTTTTAATAATATCCATAAAAACATAATACTTATATAAAAAAACAATAAAACATATCTACTAACACGTATTATATTCTATAAAAAAATTTAATAAAACTTATACTTTAAAAAAACAATAATCTTATTGTTATAAGAATAATAATTTAATTTAAAATTAAATATTTACCATAATACTATATTTAACATCTAAATAATTACCCTTACTCATTCAATATTTCATTAAATATCAACTCATATAATATAAATATGGTATATCTATTCTTTTAGTAATATTCGTATTTTTATTTTTAATTTACATTTATCTTTTTAAATAAAACTAAATCTATTAATTTATGTTTAATTAATTATTAAATATAAAACAATACAACTATAAAAATAGTACAAAACTTTTAAAAAAATATCTAACATTTAAAATATTATTATCTTTATTAAAAGATAATTATTTAACAATCAAATTATCTAACTAATATTTAATAACTATACGATTCTACAAACCAAAATACTAAATAAAAATTATAGTTACTATCTTATTAAGATAGTAATAAAAATAAATAACTTATAATTAAAACTTAATAATATTTAATGAAATACAACTAATATAATCTTAGTTATCAAAAATCAATTCCTTTCTTCATTTATAAAAAATATTAAACTACTTGTAAATACCTATTTTTTTTAAATAAATCAATAATATAAATAAAGAAGATGAAGTAACGCCAAAAATTCTTTTAGCCTGACCTAAAGTTGCTGGTTTAATCTCACTTAATCTTTGAATTGCTTCTGCAGATAATCCAGATATTTTTGCATAATCTAAATCAACAGGTAATTTAATATTCTCATATATATAAAATCGCTTAATATCTAATAATTGACGTTCAATATATCCAAAATATTTTCCATAAATATTAATTTGATCTTCTACTACAGATGATAATTTGGGAAAATTTAAATCATATAACGTACTCTGTAAAAAACTATATGTAATGCCAGAATATTTTAACAATTCAATTGCAGAACATTTCTTTTTTTTTAAAAAATTTACTTTTCCAAACAAAGATTTGTAATGATTAATATTTACTAATGTTGATTTCAATAATAATTTAACTTTATTAATAGAATCTCTTTTCTTACAAAAATTTCTCCAACGTATATCATCAACTAAACCTAATTCTTTACCTTTATCCATCAACCTTAAATCAGCATTATCTTCTCTTAATAATAATCTGTATTCTGCTCTAGAAGTAAACATACGATAAGGTTCATCTACCCCACAATTTATTAAATCATCAATTAAAACGCCAATATAAGATTCATTTCTTCCTGGACACCATAACTCTTTTTCCTTGACTAATAAAGCAGCATTTATACCAGCAATTAATCCCTGAGCAGCAGCTTCTTCATAGCCAGTTGTTCCGTTAATCTGTCCAGCAAAAAATAAATTATTAATAATTTTTGTTTGCAAAAATTTAGTTAATCCTCTTGGATCAAAATAATCATACTCTACAGCATAACCGGGTCTGGTAATAAAAGCTTTTTCAAATCCTATAATAGTACGAATAAACTTTAATTGCGTAACGAAAGGTAAACTTGTTGATATACCATTAGGATATATCTCATCTGTATATAATCCTTCTGGCTCTACAAAAATCTGATGAGACAATTTATCAGAAAATCTTACAACTTTATCCTCAATAGATGGACAATAACGAGGACCTTTTCCTTTAACATTGCCAGAATATACTGAAGATAAATGTAAATTTTCTCTAATAATATCATGTGTTTGTGTAGTCGTATAAGTAATATAGCAAGGAATTTGACTTGGTCGATCTACTAAATATCCTAAATAAGAAAAAGGAATAACTGGATCCTGTCCCAATTGTTTTTTCATCTTACTATAATCAATAGATCTTCCATCAATTCGTGGAGGCGTTCCAGTCTTTAATCTGCCAACAGGAAAAGATAATTTTCGCAAATAATTAGCTAACATTATTGATGAATGATCTCCAAATCTTCCAGAAAAATATTGTCTAATTCCTATATGAATTTTTCCTCTTAAAAAAGTACCAACTGTTAAAACAATCGATCTAGCATAAATACTTATCCCCATACTAGTAATAACTCCAACAACATAATTTTGATCTATTATTAACTCTACTACTTCTTCCTGCAAAAAATTCAAATTATCTTGCTTTTGCAATAATTTATAAATAGATCGTCTATATAAATTTCGATCAACTTGTATTCTTGTAGATCGAACAGCAGGACCTTTAGAAGAATTAAGAATATGAAAATGAATACCAGAATAATCAGATGCTAAAGCCATTAAACCACCTAATGCATCAATTTCTTTTACTAATTGGCTTTTCCCTATTCCACCAATTGCTGGATTACAAGATAATTGACCTAACCTATCAAGACTTTGTGTAATTAATAATGTATACGATCCCATTCTAGCGGAAGCAGAAGCAGCTTCTATTCCAGCATGTCCTCCACCAATTATAATTACATCATATTTATTACTAAAATACATAATAAAAAACTCTAAAAAAATAAATTCTCAATTTTCTTGTTAAAGAAAATACAAAAAACACTTTTTATCATAATCAAAATTTAAATTCAATTAAAACTAACAACAATATTTCATTATAAAATACAATAATTAACTTATAATAAAAAATCTATTTTAATGAAACATTCACGATAATAAATAAGTTCAGCAATTGAATCTCTAATATCATATAAGGCTAAATGTTTAGATTCTTTTATAAATCCATTTAATAATTTTGGATTCCAACGCTTTACTAATTCTCTTAACGTACTAACATCAAGATTCCTATAATGAAAATAAGAAAAAAGATTTGGCATATATTTATATAAAAATCTTCTATCTTGACATACAGTATTTCCACACATAGGAGACTTTCCTTTATCTATATAATTCTTTAAAAAATTTATAGTTTGTAACTCTGCTTCACTTTCAGTTATTTTAGAATCTAACACTCTAGAAATTAAACCAGAACTTTTATGTTGATTTGTATTCCAAATATCCATATTATCTAGAATAGATTTGTTCTGATAAATAACTAAATCAGGACCTTCGGATATAATATTTAAATTAATATCTGTAATAATAGTAGCAATTTCAATTATTTTATCCTTATCAGGTATAAGTCCTGTCATTTCCAAATCAATCCAAATTAAATTATCACTATTTCTCATAAAATATTCTTTTTTTCCAATAAATACAAATATGCTTTGCATATTTCACACGTTTTTTATGCATTTCTTCTCTAATATCTCTCTTTTTACACCCCATTTCTATAAAAAATTTAGAATTAATACTAGCACATTTTTCCAATAAAATCTTCCAAAAATTATTCTGTATATAATAATTATCTGTATGGGAATTACAACTACAAAAATCTATTTTACATACTAATAAACATTTCATAAATAAATTTGGATTACGAAAAGCATTATTTATTTCTAAAATTCTAATTAAAATTTCTGGATTTAAATTCCATGCTATATAAATACTTTGAAAAAAACGAGCACTCATAACAGCTAATTTACGATATATTAAAGGAACTTTTAATCTATTACAAAAATTATAAATAATATTAAATTTGTCTTGATCATAAAAAAAATGAATGGGCCAATCTTTCATATCAATGAAAGATTTTTCTAAATGACATAAAAATACTGCAAAACGTATTATAGGATCATGAGTTAAATTTACAGAATTACGTAAAGCCATTAAAGCATGAATGCCACTATCTATTTCTGGATGAAATTTACTAATATTAGGAACTCCAAATAACTTATTAATTTCAGGAAAAATAATTTCTAATGCTCCACAAGATCTTAAAACTTCAATAAAAATTTCTGGATTTTTTTCAGATAAACTTCTATGCCATTCTTGCCAAATACGCTCAATAGTTATGTATTTTAACTCACCAAGTTTTACTATTTTATACATTAAATTTTTTGTTTCATTAGCAATTTTAAATCCTAAATGATGATAACGAGCTTTAAATCTAGCAATACGCAAAACACGTATCGGATCTTCTATAAATGCAGAAGAAACATGTCTTAAAATTTTTTTTTTTAAATCATTGATTCCATTATATGGATCAATCAAAACTCCATCTGAATTTATAGCCATAGCATTAATAGTAAGATCACGACGTTTCAAATCTTCTTCCAAACTAATATTAGGATTAAAGTCACACTTAAAACCATAATAACCAGGAGCATATTTATATTCTGTTCTGGCTAAAGCATATTCCTCACTAGTTATTGGATGTAAAAATACAGGAAAACTCTTTCCAATACATCTGTAACCTTTTTGTTTCAATAACTCTTTAGTTGCTCCAACAACAACCCAATCTCGTTCTTTAACAGGATATCCAAGTAATTTGTCTCTTACAGCTCCACCCACAAGATATACTTTCATTTAACTTTCCTACAATCTAAAATAAAAAATTGTTTCTATAACATAACTAATAAAAAAATTATCTAAATTAACAATAAATAAATTGCATAACTATTTTTATTATTAAAAAATAAAATAACAATATTTCTTAATAAGAAACTATTATAAATTCTAACGTAACAAAAAATTAAACAAAATTATTTTATTACAATGTAAATAATTAATTGTTTTCTTTAAAAAAAACTATTATTATAAATATAATTTGATTTACTAACACTCTAATAAAGAAAATAAAATCTTTAATTAAAAAAATTAATTATAAAAATTATTTCAATATACTAAATATTAATGTTATATATAATAAAACATACTATATTAATATCATTAGCATTATTAGCCATAATAACATCTACCAAATCACAAATTACTCTAAATAATAACAAAATAAATAATAATAATAATATTTGTTATATAAAAAATAATAATATATGTACATCGTACAAAAAAAAAAAAATAAATATCACTATTCATAATAACTTTATAAAAAATAAAAAAATATCACATAATAACCAAAATTATTTTAATAATAAAAATAAAATTCAATATCCCATATTACACATATATGATGTAAAAAATAAATTACTTATACAAAAGGGAGAATATATAGCTAAAATAGCCGATTGTATTTCATGTCATACTAATTCAAAAACTCATCCTTTTTCTGGAGGATTAAAGATTTCAACTCCATTCGGAAATTTTTATACTCCTAATATAACACCAGATAAAAAAACTGGAATAGGAAGTTGGAGTGAAAAAGATTTTATCAATGCTATGAAAAATGGAAAAAACCCAAACGGAAAAAACTATTTCCCCGTATTTCCATATATTTATTTCTCTAAAATTACAAACAATGATTTACATGCATTATATACATATTTTATGCACATACCTCCCATAAAACAAAAAAATAAACCATTATCATTCCCATTCAATTTACCAGGATTTAGATATATAATACACGGATGGAATTTTCTATTTTTTAATAAATCAAAAAACAAAGAAAAAAATTTTTATAATAAAAACCAAAATTTTTATTGGAAAAGAGGAGAATATATTGTAAACAGCCTTGGACACTGTGGAATGTGTCATACTCCATTGAATATCTTTGGAGCACCAAAGAAAAAATTTTTTCTTTCAGGTGCATTTATTGATGGATATTGGGCTCCTAATATTACAAAAAATGGACTATCATACTTTCATATAAAAGACATCGTAGATGTTTTTAATAAAAACAAATTATTAGGACAAAATAGCCCAATAACAGGCCCAATGACAGAAGTTAATCACAATAGCCTTATCTACCTTACAAAAAAGGATAAAATTTCTATTGCAACATATTTAAAAAATATAAATACTATTAATCCAATATGGATCAATAATGAAAATGAAAAACTATCTAATTCTAAAACAGGAAAAATTATATATAAAAACAGCTGTATAATGTGTCATTATAATGGAGAAATGGGTGCTCCAACAATTTTTGATGCAGAAAATTGGTTTATGCGAATTAAATATTCTAATATCAAAACACTATATAAACATACTATTTATGGATATAATAATATGCCAATCAAAGGAAACTGTTTAAACTGTTCTAAAACAGATATTGTCAATGCAGTAAATTACATATTAAATAACGCTTTAAATATCTCCCAATGGAGAAATATAATTAATAAAAAATAAAATAACTTAACCAAAAATACAAACTTATTATAAAAAAAAATAAAAAACACTAAATACATAAATAAAATAACTATTAAAAATAACATATAAAATATAAAATAAAATTTTTAAAAAAAAATTCTATTAACACAATACAATACTTAATTATATTTAATAATATTACAAGATATATTTTAAAATATTAAAAATATAAAATAATAAATATTTAAAAAAAAACAAATATTTTACAAAATATAATTTACCTATAAAATAGGTCATAAATAATAATATTTATCCTTTATGATAATATATTTATATTATCCTACATATAAATATGTATAATAAAAATAAAAATTTTAAAATCATTAATTACACAAATATTTATGATTGACAAAATTATAATTCAACCCGACAACTGGCAAATCAACATGCATCAAGGAGTCACTCCTATAAGTAAAGCTATATATAATCTACATATGATTGCATTAATAATATGTACAATAATAGGATTATTCATATTTGCCATTATGACGTACATACTTATCAAACATAGAAAACATAATAATCATAAAGCAAGCAACTTTTATAAAAACACATTACTAGAAATAATATGGATTATTATCCCATTTATTATTCTAATAATCTTAGCAATACCTGCCACAAAAACATTAAAATACATGAAAAACACCAATGACAATCCATATATCACAATCAAAATTACAGGATATCAATGGAAGTGGCAATATGAATATCTTAATAAAGGAATTAATTTCTTCAGCTCACTATCTACACCGTATAATCAAATTCACAATGAAAAAAAGAAAGATATTTGGTACTTATTAGAAGTAAATAAACCTCTTATACTTCCAATTAACAAAAAAATACGTTTTTTAATAACCTCTAATGATGTAATACACTCATGGTGGATTCCAGAATTAGGAATTAAACAAGATGCTATACCAGGATATATAAACGAAACTTGGACAATAATAAAACATATTGGTATATATAGAGGACAATGCGCAGAACTATGTGGAATTAATCACTCTTACATGCCAATAGTAATTAAAGCAATAAACCTATTAGATTTTCAAAAATGGATTAATAAAAACAAAAGTTTAAATGAAAAAAATAAAAATTATAAAAATAAAAAAAACCTAAAAAAATTTATAAAACTTACACATATAACATTAATGAAAATAGGTAAAGAAAAATATGAACAAACATGTTCTCCATGTCATCAAATAAATGGAAAAGGATTACCACCTATATATCCAGCATTAAAAAATAGTTCAATAACAACAGGACGTCCTATATCTAGACATATTAATATAATATTATACGGAATACCAGGCACAGCTATGCAATCTTTCAAAGACCAATTAACAAGTTCTGAAATTGCAGCTATAGTTACATACGAAAGAAACGCTTGGGGTAATAATACTAATGAAGACATACAAGAACAAGATATAGAAATAATAAAAAACAATAATAAACATTAATAAATTATTAAATAATAATATATCAAAATATTAATAAACTTATAAAAAAAAAACAAATATTTTTAAATAAAAATATATATGAACAAGCATCATAACATAAAAAAACATAAATTATTTTCAACAAAAACTATTAAAAAAATTTTTAATTTTATAAAAAAATGGTCTTCTACAACAAACCATAAAAATATAGGTAGCTTATACTTATATTTTTCCATAATAAACTTCTTTATAGGTGGATTTATGGCTCTAATTATTAGATTAGAGCTATTTCAACCAGGACAACAATTTATAAATCCAAACTTCTTTAATCAAATGACTACCATGCATGGACTTATTATGGTATTTGGAGTTATTATGCCAGCATTCACAGGTTTGGCAAATTGGCAAATCCCAATGATGATTGGAGCTACAGATATGGCTTTTCCCAGATTGAATAATCTTAGTTTTTGGCTATTACCATTTGCCTTTTCTATACTAATATCTACTATATTTCAAAAAGGAGGTGGACCTAATTTTGGATGGACAATGTATGCACCATTATCTACTAAATATGCACCTCCAAGTACTGATTATATGATATTCGCTATTCATATTATAGGTATATCTTCTATATTAGGAGCAATTAATATTGCAACAACAATTATTAATTTAAGAGCTCCAGGAATGAAATATATGAAAATGCCTATGTTTGTCTGGACCTGGTTAGTCACATCTTTTTTACTATTAGCCATAATACCAGTATTAGCAGCCACAATAACTATGATGTTAGCCGATCGCCATTTAGGAACAAGTTTTTTCGAAGCATCTGGAGGTGGAGATCCAATACTCTTTCAACATATTTTTTGGTTTTTTGGTCATCCAGAAGTTTATGTTCTGGTATTACCAGCTTTTGGCGTAATATCTGAAGTCGTTCCTACATTTAGTAGAAAACCATTATTTGGATATAAATCCATGGTTTATGCAACAATTGTTATTGCATTTTTATCATTTATTGTATGGGCACACCATATGTTTACAGCAGGAATTTCTATAAACGCCGAATTATTTTTTATGTACACAACAATGATAATAGCTATACCAACTGGAATAAAAATTTTTAATTGGATTAGCACAATGTATAAAGGTTCCATTACATTTGAAACTCCTATGTTATTTGCAATATCCTTTATATTACTATTCATGATTGGAGGATTTACTGGAATAATGTCTTCTTTAGTACCATCTGATTACCAATATCAAGATACATATTTTGTTGTAGCACATTTTCACTATACACTAGTACCAGGAGTTATTTTTGCATTATTCTCAGGAATATACTATTGGATTCCAAAATGGAGTGGATATAAATATAATGAAAAATTAGGTAAATGGCATTTTTGGTTATCAGTGATTTCAGTAAATATTCTTTTTTTTCCAATGCATTTTTTAGGATTAGCTGGAATGCCTAGAAGAGTATCTGACTATTCTACACAATTCAGTAATTTTAATATGATCTCCTCAATAGGAGCATTTATATTTGGAATATCCCAAATAATATTTTTAATAAATATACTACAAACTATTTTTAATTATAAAAATAAATCTAAAAAAGTTAACAATATAGTATGGGATGGAGCAAAAGGACTAGAATGGACTTTATCATCTCCACCACCTCATCATAGCTTTAAAACACCACCAAAAATCAATTAAGAAAAAAAATATTTTTTCAAATATAAATATGAAAATAAATAATAAAAAATTATTAATTATATTAATACTTATAGAAATATTAATGTTTGGATTTGGATTTACATTAATTCCAATATACAACAAATTTTGTAAAACCTTAAAAATTAATAAAAAAAATTTACTAAAAAATAATTTTTATCAAAAAAATAATGAAATTTTTCTTAAAAAGAAAATAACAATAGAATTTATTACAAATTACGACAATAACCTTCCGTGGAGATTCTATTCTAAAATACCAAAAATCACAATATATTCTGGACAAAAAACTAAAATAAATTTTTATGCAGAAAACAATAGCAAAAAAACAATTTATATTAGAGCTATCCCAAATATTATACCAAACAATTCAAAACAATTCTTTAAAAAAATTAAATGCTTCTGTTTTACAAAACAAACGTTAAGTCCAAATCAAACTACAGAAATGACATTAATATTTTACATTGATGTAAACATACCAAAAAATATTAATAATATAATTTTAAGCTACACTTTTTATAAAATATAAATTTTATCATATAAAACATAAAAACAATGAAAAACATTATAAAAAATAATTATTACATTCCAAAACCTACTTTACTTCCAATATTAATAGCAATTGGAATAACAATTACTCTAATATCTTTTACCTTATTTCTTCACAAAAACATATATTCACAATACTATTGTTTATTCGGAAGCATCATTATACTAATCTCTATAATTCAATGGATTATTTATATCAATAAAGAAAATAAATTTTATACATCGCAAGTTAATAACTCTTATAAAATATGTATAAAATGGATTATTTTTTCTGAAACTTGTTTTTTTTGCACATTGCTATTTTCTTTATTTTTTATTAAAAATTGGTCTATACCTACATTAGGAGGATCTGTCCAACAAACAGCAACACATATCTTTATATGGCCAAAATTTAAATCACAATGGCCATTAATTATTAATCCAAATAATTACTTATTTTGCGGACCAACACAATATATAAAACCTTATGGTATAGCACTAATAAACACTATAATTTTATCAATATCAGGAATAACTATTTACCTATCAGATAAAAACTTAAAAGCTAAAAAGATACTTTACTTTAATATCAGTATATTAATGACCATATTATTAGGTGCAATATTTATTGCACTTCAATATATAGAATATAAACACGCATATAAAAAAATTTATTTAACTTTAAATTCAGGAATCTATGGATCAATATTTTTTATGTTGACAGGATTTCATGGAATACATGTATTAATAGGCACTATTATATTATCTATTATTTTTACATACAACAAAACTATAAACAAACATTTTTCTAAGAAAAATAATTATTTAAATTTAAGTTTCACACTAGCATCATGGTATTGGCATTTCGTTGATTTTATTTGGATAATTCTATATATTTTTCTATATTGCTTTCATTAAAAATTAAAAATAAATACATTAAAATATGTTATTTTCATAACAAAAAATTTAATCTCTTAAAATTTTATAATAAAATACAAATTATTGTTAAATAATAAATAAAATCTATAAAAAAACAAAATAAAAATTTTGTAATGTATTTATAACTTTTTAAATAAATTTTATTTCACAAATTAAATATAATAACTAGAAAAAATCATCACTTGAGATAAATATTTCATAACTTTTTTTAAAAACCAAGGAAATACTATTCCTCCATAATCTTTAGCAAAATTATAATGATCATATTCATCACTTATCATTTTTTCTAAAATAATCCTAGTTTTTCTATCTTGAACAGGTATTTTTTTTAAATGACTTTTTAAGTGATTTACCACTTGTTTTTCAGATTCAGAAATAAAACCAAGACTTATATTTTCACCAAATAAACTAACAAACAAACCTATGATAAACGAACATATATAAAAAAATAAATTTAACTTACTAACGCTTCCTCCTAATTCCTTTAAACGTTGTTCACACCAAAATAAATGATTTATTTCTTCCATTCCAACCTTTATATATTTCCTTCTTATTCCAAATCTTCTTATAAAAAATAATTGACTCCTATAAAGTGCTTGAGCACATATTTCACCAGTATGATCTATCCTTAGCAAACTAATAATATACTCAATATCTTTTTTATTAAAAAATAAATAATCACTAACATTACACGATGGATTATTCTTAATAATAGATTTAGGAATATACAATGGAAATAAAATTCTTAATAAAAAATCTAATTCACTAATAAAATATCTTAAATATCTAGACTGCAAATTATTTTTCCTACAATAATAAATACAAAACACTTATAATTACTAATTATAGTTTATATAAGATTTCCTAAAATACATTTAATATTTTATTATATATAAAATATTTTACATACGTCAATTTTTATTTTAAAAAAATTAAAATATTTATCAAAAAAATAATATTCTATATATAGAATATATAAAAAACAATTTTATTTAAGATCATAAAATAGATATTTAATCTAAAATAGACTAAAATAATGAAAATACTAAAAATATAAATAAAAAATAAAATGAATTTAACAAATATAAACATTGGAAATAACGTACCTAATGAAATCAATATTATTATTGAAATCCCTATGTATAGTAAACCAATAAAATATGAAATAGATAAAAAAACAGAAACTTTATTTGTAGATAGATTTTTATCTACCTCTATGTGCTATCCAAGTAATTATGGGTATATACCGAACACATTATCTGATGATGGAGATCCAATTGATGCGTTAGTAATTACTCCTATCCCATTAGTTAGTTATTCAGTAATTACCTGTAGACCAATAGGATTACTTGAAATGCATGACGAAGCAGGGATAGATATAAAAATCTTAACAGTACCTATAACAAAAATTACTAAATATTATAAAGATATACAATCTTATAAAGATCTTCCAGAAAGTTTATTATCATCTTTAAAACATTTTTTTCAACATTATAAAGATTTAGAAGAAAATAAATGGGTAACAATAGGAAACTGGAAAAACAAAAACTCAGCTATTCAAATAATTTTAAATGGAATCAAAAACTTTAACAATATAAAATAATACTATACTTTAATATAAAATTTATCTATAAAATCAATTTCAAAAAAATAAATAAATTATTTATAAAAATTTATCTATAAATATAAAAAATATTTTTTTAAAAAATAATGAAAAATAAAAAATATTTACTTAATAATTTTAGTTTTACAATGATCATTGTAAATTCTATAGGAAATATTCGAAATTTATCAATCACTGCCTTGTTTGGAAATAAAATTATAATATTTTTTATATTAGGAACTATATT is drawn from Candidatus Legionella polyplacis and contains these coding sequences:
- the mnmG gene encoding tRNA uridine-5-carboxymethylaminomethyl(34) synthesis enzyme MnmG, whose amino-acid sequence is MYFSNKYDVIIIGGGHAGIEAASASARMGSYTLLITQSLDRLGQLSCNPAIGGIGKSQLVKEIDALGGLMALASDYSGIHFHILNSSKGPAVRSTRIQVDRNLYRRSIYKLLQKQDNLNFLQEEVVELIIDQNYVVGVITSMGISIYARSIVLTVGTFLRGKIHIGIRQYFSGRFGDHSSIMLANYLRKLSFPVGRLKTGTPPRIDGRSIDYSKMKKQLGQDPVIPFSYLGYLVDRPSQIPCYITYTTTQTHDIIRENLHLSSVYSGNVKGKGPRYCPSIEDKVVRFSDKLSHQIFVEPEGLYTDEIYPNGISTSLPFVTQLKFIRTIIGFEKAFITRPGYAVEYDYFDPRGLTKFLQTKIINNLFFAGQINGTTGYEEAAAQGLIAGINAALLVKEKELWCPGRNESYIGVLIDDLINCGVDEPYRMFTSRAEYRLLLREDNADLRLMDKGKELGLVDDIRWRNFCKKRDSINKVKLLLKSTLVNINHYKSLFGKVNFLKKKKCSAIELLKYSGITYSFLQSTLYDLNFPKLSSVVEDQINIYGKYFGYIERQLLDIKRFYIYENIKLPVDLDYAKISGLSAEAIQRLSEIKPATLGQAKRIFGVTSSSLFILLIYLKKIGIYK
- a CDS encoding c-type cytochrome, whose protein sequence is MLYIIKHTILISLALLAIITSTKSQITLNNNKINNNNNICYIKNNNICTSYKKKKINITIHNNFIKNKKISHNNQNYFNNKNKIQYPILHIYDVKNKLLIQKGEYIAKIADCISCHTNSKTHPFSGGLKISTPFGNFYTPNITPDKKTGIGSWSEKDFINAMKNGKNPNGKNYFPVFPYIYFSKITNNDLHALYTYFMHIPPIKQKNKPLSFPFNLPGFRYIIHGWNFLFFNKSKNKEKNFYNKNQNFYWKRGEYIVNSLGHCGMCHTPLNIFGAPKKKFFLSGAFIDGYWAPNITKNGLSYFHIKDIVDVFNKNKLLGQNSPITGPMTEVNHNSLIYLTKKDKISIATYLKNINTINPIWINNENEKLSNSKTGKIIYKNSCIMCHYNGEMGAPTIFDAENWFMRIKYSNIKTLYKHTIYGYNNMPIKGNCLNCSKTDIVNAVNYILNNALNISQWRNIINKK
- the coxB gene encoding cytochrome c oxidase subunit II yields the protein MIDKIIIQPDNWQINMHQGVTPISKAIYNLHMIALIICTIIGLFIFAIMTYILIKHRKHNNHKASNFYKNTLLEIIWIIIPFIILIILAIPATKTLKYMKNTNDNPYITIKITGYQWKWQYEYLNKGINFFSSLSTPYNQIHNEKKKDIWYLLEVNKPLILPINKKIRFLITSNDVIHSWWIPELGIKQDAIPGYINETWTIIKHIGIYRGQCAELCGINHSYMPIVIKAINLLDFQKWINKNKSLNEKNKNYKNKKNLKKFIKLTHITLMKIGKEKYEQTCSPCHQINGKGLPPIYPALKNSSITTGRPISRHINIILYGIPGTAMQSFKDQLTSSEIAAIVTYERNAWGNNTNEDIQEQDIEIIKNNNKH
- the orn gene encoding oligoribonuclease — protein: MRNSDNLIWIDLEMTGLIPDKDKIIEIATIITDINLNIISEGPDLVIYQNKSILDNMDIWNTNQHKSSGLISRVLDSKITESEAELQTINFLKNYIDKGKSPMCGNTVCQDRRFLYKYMPNLFSYFHYRNLDVSTLRELVKRWNPKLLNGFIKESKHLALYDIRDSIAELIYYRECFIKIDFLL
- a CDS encoding multifunctional CCA addition/repair protein, with amino-acid sequence MKVYLVGGAVRDKLLGYPVKERDWVVVGATKELLKQKGYRCIGKSFPVFLHPITSEEYALARTEYKYAPGYYGFKCDFNPNISLEEDLKRRDLTINAMAINSDGVLIDPYNGINDLKKKILRHVSSAFIEDPIRVLRIARFKARYHHLGFKIANETKNLMYKIVKLGELKYITIERIWQEWHRSLSEKNPEIFIEVLRSCGALEIIFPEINKLFGVPNISKFHPEIDSGIHALMALRNSVNLTHDPIIRFAVFLCHLEKSFIDMKDWPIHFFYDQDKFNIIYNFCNRLKVPLIYRKLAVMSARFFQSIYIAWNLNPEILIRILEINNAFRNPNLFMKCLLVCKIDFCSCNSHTDNYYIQNNFWKILLEKCASINSKFFIEMGCKKRDIREEMHKKRVKYAKHICIYWKKRIFYEK